One stretch of Mangifera indica cultivar Alphonso chromosome 9, CATAS_Mindica_2.1, whole genome shotgun sequence DNA includes these proteins:
- the LOC123225481 gene encoding protein NODULATION SIGNALING PATHWAY 2-like produces the protein MMQVEPFQYWPENYNSTDSPLEEIGLYFADKYAQEGCFEFPSPSISMEDFSNDGSPVLLSSPVYDDDDSQNLAIYSDDSPVMFPVEEYLLSSDDVDIPLNDQLMADDFEDFSELMVSVTSPVSPQLRTEEDAKSLNLSPISSEASSIDVSILTSDQTSLVFPSEDMEVDDQLSLLHLLNAYGEAMGLEQKDLATEIIRRLTEKAGPTGATLERLAYYLIQAFENKLDYLSQESNKNYAAAFRAFYQIFPYGRFAHFTANSMILEATPQDAGMVHIIDFDIGQGIQWPPLIEALGRRGQRLVQLTSIKWEEEDGSYFPPTDSFEETKRRLYEHARTFDVILMIEEMDMESLVTEMKIAKKCSRRNEWLAFNCMVGLPHIGRLRSKKHVKDFLKVAKDSLNNTGIVTFGNVSEVGGLDCDGIGSLFEEKLLQLQAFFQSMEWHFPAYLLEARVAMECLFMAPQVSSLAAFQNLEENSARTGGVLSEMGLKAWRLSKYNLMEAKELVSEGNSLYWVKNTGENEMVLGFVGTSLVKVSSWR, from the coding sequence ATGATGCAAGTTGAGCCTTTTCAGTACTGGCCTGAAAATTACAATTCAACAGACTCACCCCTGGAAGAAATAGGACTTTATTTTGCAGATAAATATGCCCAAGAGGGTTGCTTTGAGTTCCCTTCTCCATCAATCTCCATGGAGGATTTCTCCAATGATGGTTCTCCTGTCTTGTTATCATCCCCTGTATATGATGATGACGACTCACAAAATCTCGCAATTTATAGCGATGATTCGCCTGTTATGTTCCCAGTGGAGGAGTATTTACTAAGTTCGGATGATGTTGACATCCCTCTAAATGATCAGTTGATGGCTGATGATTTCGAAGATTTTTCTGAGTTGATGGTGAGTGTTACCAGCCCTGTGTCACCACAACTACGTACAGAAGAGGATGCTAAGAGCCTGAACCTGTCACCGATATCAAGCGAGGCATCATCTATTGATGTCTCAATTCTCACATCAGATCAAACGTCCCTGGTTTTTCCCTCAGAAGACATGGAGGTTGATGACCAATTGAGCCTTCTTCATCTGCTGAACGCTTATGGAGAAGCAATGGGGCTGGAACAGAAAGATCTAGCAACAGAAATTATCCGGCGATTGACTGAGAAGGCCGGTCCAACCGGCGCAACCCTTGAACGTCTTGCATATTATTTGATCCAAGCCTTTGAGAATAAATTAGACTACCTGAGTCAGGAATCAAACAAGAACTATGCGGCGGCTTTcagagccttctatcagatttTCCCTTATGGAAGGTTTGCTCACTTCACTGCTAATTCAATGATACTAGAAGCTACTCCTCAGGATGCTGGGATGGTTCATATCATTGATTTTGACATTGGCCAAGGTATTCAATGGCCTCCATTAATCGAAGCACTTGGGAGAAGAGGTCAACGTTTGGTCCAATTGACTTCAATAAAATGGGAGGAAGAAGATGGCAGTTACTTTCCTCCCACAGACAGCTTTGAGGAGACAAAGAGGAGGCTATATGAACACGCGCGAACTTTTGATGTGATATTGATGATAGAAGAGATGGACATGGAGAGCTTGGTAACTGAGATGAAGATAGCAAAGAAATGTAGTAGAAGAAATGAATGGTTAGCCTTCAACTGCATGGTTGGTCTCCCTCACATAGGGAGACTGAGGAGTAAGAAGCATGTTAAGGATTTTCTGAAGGTGGCTAAGGACTCGCTCAATAACACAGGTATTGTAACTTTTGGGAATGTAAGTGAAGTAGGAGGATTAGACTGCGATGGAATTGGTTCTTTGTTTGAAGAGAAGTTACTTCAACTCCAAGCATTTTTCCAATCAATGGAGTGGCATTTTCCAGCTTACCTTTTGGAAGCAAGAGTAGCGATGGAATGTCTCTTTATGGCACCTCAAGTTTCTTCACTAGCTGCCTTTCAGAATTTAGAAGAAAATAGTGCCAGGACTGGTGGGGTTCTCTCTGAAATGGGGTTGAAAGCCTGGAGATTATCTAAATATAATCTTATGGAGGCTAAGGAGCTGGTTAGTGAAGGTAACAGTCTATATTGGGTGAAAAATACAGGCGAAAATGAGATGGTTTTGGGCTTTGTGGGAACCTCATTGGTGAAAGTTTCAAGCTGGAGATGA
- the LOC123225372 gene encoding uncharacterized protein At5g39865-like: protein MTSPPRFHLFLSIELPLQLFTNPSFSMWPLWTKTPMKIHRTSSQFSCSSFKDIQNLCTEDPILTANTPTKNPSIFHRVRLVNSIIRAFAPRPPQPDTSSFHDNKRLPHSPDLEPLQPPPITIPGAEKRIVLYFTTLRVVRSTFEDCKSVRSILRGFRVQVDERDLSMDSSFVNELQTILGVSQSKLTLPRVFVGGRYIGGAEEIRQLHETGKLKKFVEGLTTADMEACDMCGGYRFILCNECHGSHKMYTEKAGGIKSCTVCNANGLVRYPCCSFAPFSTA from the coding sequence ATGACATCTCCTCCAAGATTTCATCTTTTCCTCTCAATCGAACTTCCTCTTCAATTGTTCACAAACCCCAGTTTCTCAATGTGGCCGCTTTGGACTAAAACGCCCATGAAAATCCACCGCACCTCATCTCAATTCTCATGCTCATCCTTCAAAGACATCCAAAACCTCTGCACAGAAGATCCTATCCTAACCGCCAACACCCCCACCAAAAATCCCTCCATTTTCCACCGTGTTCGCCTCGTTAACTCTATCATACGCGCCTTCGCCCCTCGCCCACCACAACCCGACACCTCATCTTTCCACGATAACAAAAGATTACCTCACTCTCCAGATTTAGAACCCTTACAACCACCGCCAATCACAATCCCGGGAGCAGAGAAGCGCATTGTGCTGTACTTCACCACTCTACGTGTCGTCCGTTCAACGTTCGAAGATTGTAAGTCCGTCCGATCCATTCTGAGAGGGTTTCGTGTACAAGTGGACGAACGAGATCTGTCGATGGACTCAAGTTTCGTAAACGAGTTACAGACAATTCTGGGCGTTAGTCAAAGTAAGTTGACTTTGCCGAGGGTGTTTGTCGGCGGTAGGTACATTGGTGGGGCCGAGGAAATTCGGCAACTGCACGAGACGGGTAAGCTCAAGAAGTTTGTGGAAGGGTTAACCACAGCTGATATGGAAGCTTGTGACATGTGCGGTGGTTACAGATTTATTCTGTGCAATGAGTGTCACGGTAGCCACAAGATGTACACGGAGAAAGCTGGCGGGATTAAGTCTTGTACTGTTTGTAACGCGAACGGCCTCGTCAGGTACCCATGTTGTTCTTTTGCGCCATTTTCAACCGCCTGA
- the LOC123225504 gene encoding ubiquitin-activating enzyme E1 1 isoform X1, translating to MGFCAVFGSLLHYMLPRKRASEGVVVVNEDQTLNISTDSDNASSVIKKHRISESTPTETNNTVVLDDSNHSSSTTLVEIPIMALGDSNHTDIDEDLHSRQLAVYGRETMRRLFASNILVSGMQGLGAEIAKNLILAGVKSVTLHDEGSVELWDLSSNFIFSENDVGKNRALASVQKLQELNNAVVISTLTSKLAKEQLSDFQAVVFTDISLEKAIEFNDYCHNHQPPISFIKAEVRGLFGSVFCDFGPEFTVFDVDGEEPHTGIIASVSNDNPALVSCVDDERLEFQDGDLVVFSEVHGTTELNDGKPRKIKNARPYSFTLDEDTTNYGTYVKGGIVTQVKQPKVLNFKPLREAIKDPGDFLLSDFSKFDRPPLLHLAFQSLDKFVSELGCFPVAGSEEDAQKLISVATNINDSLGDGKVEDINPKLLRFFAFGARAVLNPMAAMFGGIVGQEVVKACSGKFHPLFQFFYFDSVESLPTEPLDSSEFKPINSRYDAQISVFGAKLQRKLEDAKVFIVGSGALGCEFLKNVALMGVSCGDQGKLTITDDDVIEKSNLSRQFLFRDWNIGQAKSTVAASAAASINPCLNIEALQNRVGPETENVFDDNFWENLSVVINALDNVNARLYVDQRCLYFQKPLLESGTLGAKCNSQMVIPHLTENYGASRDPPEKQAPMCTVHSFPHNIDHCLTWARSEFEGLLEKTPAEVNAYLSNPAEYTTAMTNAGDAQARDNLERVLECLDREKCETFQDCIAWARLKFEDYFSNRVKQLIYTFPEDAATSTGAPFWSAPKRFPHPLQFSAADPSHLHFLLAASMLRAETFGIPVSDWAKNPRMLAEAVNKVIVPEFQPKKNAKIVTDEKATTLSTASLDDTVVINDLITKLEKCRQNLPLEFRMKPIQFEKDDDTNYHMDMIAGLANMRARNYSIPEVDKLKAKFIAGRIIPAIATSTAMATGLVCLELYKVLNGGHKVEDYRNTFANLALPLFSMAEPVPPKVMKHCDLSWTVWDRWILKDNPTLRDLIQWLKKKGLNAYSISCGSCLLFNSMFPRHRERMDKKVVDLAREVAKVELPPYRHHLDVVVACEDDEDNDIDIPLVSIYFC from the exons ATGGGGTTTTGTGCCGTCTTTGGTAGCTTACTGCACTATATGCTTCCTAGAAAGAGAGCCAGTGAAGGAGTGGTTGTTGTCAACGAAGATCAAACTCTAAACATCTCTACCGATAGCGATAACGCCTCGTCTGTTATTAAGAAGCATCGGATCTCTGAATCGACGCCTACCGAGACTAACAACACCGTTGTTTTAGACGACAGTAATCACAGCAGCAGTACTACCCTAGTTGAAATCCCAATTATGGCCCTCGGCGATTCTAATCACACTGACATAGATGAAGATCTGCACAGCCGCCAGCTGGCCGTGTATGGCCGTGAGACAATGAGACGTCTTTTCGCTTCCAATATCCTTGTTTCTGGGATGCAGGGCCTTGGTGCTGAGATTG CAAAGAATCTTATTCTTGCTGGTGTCAAGTCTGTGACCTTGCATGATGAAGGGTCGGTGGAATTGTGGGATTTGTCCagtaatttcatattttcagaGAATGATGTTGGTAAGAACAGGGCTCTGGCCTCTGTTCAGAAGTTGCAGGAGCTCAATAATGCAGTTGTCATTTCTACCTTAACCTCAAAGTTGGCCAAAGAACAACTTTCTGATTTCCAG GCTGTTGTATTCACTGATATCAGTCTTGAAAAAGCCATTGAGTTCAATGACTACTGCCATAATCATCAGCCACCCATCTCTTTCATCAAAGCAGAAGTTAGAGGCCTTTTTGGCTCTGTATTTTGCGATTTTGGTCCTGAGTTTACAGTTTTTGATGTTGATGGAGAAGAGCCACACACAGGCATCATTGCATCCGTTAGCAATGACAACCCAGCACTAGTTTCATGTGTTGATGATGAAAGGCTCGAGTTTCAGGATGGGGATCTTGTTGTGTTCTCTGAAGTTCATGGAACGACAGAGCTTAATGATGGGAAACCAAGGAAGATTAAAAATGCAAGGCCATATTCGTTTACTCTTGACGAAGACACTACAAATTACGGTACGTATGTTAAAGGTGGTATAGTCACACAGGTGAAGCAGCCCAAGGTGTTGAACTTTAAGCCACTAAGAGAAGCTATCAAAGATCCTGGTGATTTCCTTCTGAGTGATTTTTCCAAATTTGACCGCCCACCTCTTTTGCACTTAGCATTTCAATCACTAGATAAGTTTGTCTCTGAGTTGGGTTGCTTCCCTGTTGCTGGTTCAGAAGAGGACGCTCAGAAGCTTATCTCTGTTGCCACTAATATTAATGATAGCTTGGGAGATGGGAAAGTGGAAGATATTAACCCAAAACTTCTGCGGTTCTTTGCCTTTGGTGCCAGGGCAGTGTTGAATCCCATGGCTGCCATGTTTGGTGGTATTGTTGGACAAGAGGTTGTAAAAGCATGCTCTGGCAAGTTTCATCCTCTTTTTCAG TTTTTCTATTTTGACTCAGTGGAGTCACTCCCTACAGAGCCTCTGGACTCCAGTGAGTTTAAACCAATAAATAGCCGTTATGATGCACAAATTTCTGTGTTTGGCGCCAAGCTTCAGAGGAAACTGGAGGATGCTAAAGTGTTCATTGTAGGATCTGGTGCTCTAGGATGTGAATTCTTGAAGAATGTAGCACTGATGGGAGTTTCATGTGGTGATCAAGGAAAACTAACGATAACTGATGATGATGTAATTGAGAAGAGTAACCTCAGTCGGCAGTTTCTTTTCCGTGATTGGAATATTGGCCAGGCTAAATCCACAGTTGCTGCTTCTGCCGCTGCATCAATAAATCCTTGTTTGAACATTGAAGCCTTGCAAAACCGTGTGGGTCCGGAAACGGAGAACGTATTTGATGATAACTTCTGGGAGAATTTATCTGTTGTTATCAATGCTTTAGACAATGTCAATGCTAGGCTATATGTTGATCAAAGGTGCTTATATTTCCAGAAACCACTTCTTGAGTCAGGGACTCTAGGTGCCAAATGCAACTCTCAAATGGTCATTCCTCACTTAACAGAAAACTATGGTGCCTCAAGGGACCCACCAGAGAAACAAGCACCCATGTGCACTGTGCATTCATTCCCTCACAATATTGACCACTGCTTGACATGGGCCCGATCTGAGTTTGAGGGATTGCTTGAGAAAACTCCTGCAGAAGTGAATGCTTATCTATCCAACCCTGCGGAATACACTACTGCAATGACCAATGCTGGTGATGCTCAAGCTAGGGATAACTTGGAACGCGTTCTTGAGTGCCTTGACAGGGAAAAATGTGAGACGTTTCAGGACTGCATTGCCTGGGCTCGTCTAAA GTTTGAAGATTATTTTTCCAACCGTGTAAAGCAGTTGATATACACGTTTCCTGAAGATGCTGCTACCAGTACTGGGGCCCCGTTCTGGTCAGCCCCGAAGCGATTCCCTCACCCTCTGCAGTTCTCAGCTGCTGATCCTAGTCATCTCCATTTTCTATTGGCTGCATCAATGCTACGAGCTGAGACATTCGGCATCCCAGTTTCTGACTGGGCCAAGAATCCTAGAATGTTGGCCGAGGCTGTTAACAAAGTCATTGTCCCAGAATTTCAGCCtaagaaaaatgcaaaaattgTAACTGATGAGAAAGCTACTACTCTCTCCACTGCTTCTTTGGATGATACGGTGGTTATCAATGATTTAATCACTAAGTTAGAGAAGTGCAGGCAGAACCTACCACTGGAGTTCAGGATGAAACCTATTCAGTTTGAAAAG GATGATGACACTAATTATCACATGGATATGATAGCTGGGCTGGCTAACATGAGAGCAAGAAACTATAGCATTCCTGAGGTTGACAAGCTAAAAGCTAAGTTTATTGCTGGAAGGATCATTCCTGCTATTGCAACCTCCACTGCAATGGCGACAGGTCTTGTGTGCCTGGAGCTATACAAGGTTCTGAATGGAGGGCACAAAGTGGAAGACTACCGCAACACATTTGCTAACCTAGCATTGCCTCTGTTTTCCATGGCTGAGCCTGTCCCTCCCAAGGTCATGAAGCACTGTGATTTGAGCTGGACTGTTTGGGATAGATGGATCCTGAAAGACAATCCCACCCTCAGGGATCTTATCCAATGGCTCAAGAAGAAAGGGCTGAATGCATATAGCATCTCTTGTGGAAGTTGCTTACTCTTTAATAGTATGTTCCCTCGGCACAGAGAACGGATGGACAAGAAAGTGGTTGATCTTGCAAGAGAAGTGGCGAAAGTAGAATTGCCTCCATACCGTCATCACTTGGATGTTGTTGTGGCATGTGAGGACGATGAGGATAATGATATTGATATTCCTCTGGTATCAATTTACTTCTGTTAA
- the LOC123225504 gene encoding ubiquitin-activating enzyme E1 1 isoform X2 produces the protein MALGDSNHTDIDEDLHSRQLAVYGRETMRRLFASNILVSGMQGLGAEIAKNLILAGVKSVTLHDEGSVELWDLSSNFIFSENDVGKNRALASVQKLQELNNAVVISTLTSKLAKEQLSDFQAVVFTDISLEKAIEFNDYCHNHQPPISFIKAEVRGLFGSVFCDFGPEFTVFDVDGEEPHTGIIASVSNDNPALVSCVDDERLEFQDGDLVVFSEVHGTTELNDGKPRKIKNARPYSFTLDEDTTNYGTYVKGGIVTQVKQPKVLNFKPLREAIKDPGDFLLSDFSKFDRPPLLHLAFQSLDKFVSELGCFPVAGSEEDAQKLISVATNINDSLGDGKVEDINPKLLRFFAFGARAVLNPMAAMFGGIVGQEVVKACSGKFHPLFQFFYFDSVESLPTEPLDSSEFKPINSRYDAQISVFGAKLQRKLEDAKVFIVGSGALGCEFLKNVALMGVSCGDQGKLTITDDDVIEKSNLSRQFLFRDWNIGQAKSTVAASAAASINPCLNIEALQNRVGPETENVFDDNFWENLSVVINALDNVNARLYVDQRCLYFQKPLLESGTLGAKCNSQMVIPHLTENYGASRDPPEKQAPMCTVHSFPHNIDHCLTWARSEFEGLLEKTPAEVNAYLSNPAEYTTAMTNAGDAQARDNLERVLECLDREKCETFQDCIAWARLKFEDYFSNRVKQLIYTFPEDAATSTGAPFWSAPKRFPHPLQFSAADPSHLHFLLAASMLRAETFGIPVSDWAKNPRMLAEAVNKVIVPEFQPKKNAKIVTDEKATTLSTASLDDTVVINDLITKLEKCRQNLPLEFRMKPIQFEKDDDTNYHMDMIAGLANMRARNYSIPEVDKLKAKFIAGRIIPAIATSTAMATGLVCLELYKVLNGGHKVEDYRNTFANLALPLFSMAEPVPPKVMKHCDLSWTVWDRWILKDNPTLRDLIQWLKKKGLNAYSISCGSCLLFNSMFPRHRERMDKKVVDLAREVAKVELPPYRHHLDVVVACEDDEDNDIDIPLVSIYFC, from the exons ATGGCCCTCGGCGATTCTAATCACACTGACATAGATGAAGATCTGCACAGCCGCCAGCTGGCCGTGTATGGCCGTGAGACAATGAGACGTCTTTTCGCTTCCAATATCCTTGTTTCTGGGATGCAGGGCCTTGGTGCTGAGATTG CAAAGAATCTTATTCTTGCTGGTGTCAAGTCTGTGACCTTGCATGATGAAGGGTCGGTGGAATTGTGGGATTTGTCCagtaatttcatattttcagaGAATGATGTTGGTAAGAACAGGGCTCTGGCCTCTGTTCAGAAGTTGCAGGAGCTCAATAATGCAGTTGTCATTTCTACCTTAACCTCAAAGTTGGCCAAAGAACAACTTTCTGATTTCCAG GCTGTTGTATTCACTGATATCAGTCTTGAAAAAGCCATTGAGTTCAATGACTACTGCCATAATCATCAGCCACCCATCTCTTTCATCAAAGCAGAAGTTAGAGGCCTTTTTGGCTCTGTATTTTGCGATTTTGGTCCTGAGTTTACAGTTTTTGATGTTGATGGAGAAGAGCCACACACAGGCATCATTGCATCCGTTAGCAATGACAACCCAGCACTAGTTTCATGTGTTGATGATGAAAGGCTCGAGTTTCAGGATGGGGATCTTGTTGTGTTCTCTGAAGTTCATGGAACGACAGAGCTTAATGATGGGAAACCAAGGAAGATTAAAAATGCAAGGCCATATTCGTTTACTCTTGACGAAGACACTACAAATTACGGTACGTATGTTAAAGGTGGTATAGTCACACAGGTGAAGCAGCCCAAGGTGTTGAACTTTAAGCCACTAAGAGAAGCTATCAAAGATCCTGGTGATTTCCTTCTGAGTGATTTTTCCAAATTTGACCGCCCACCTCTTTTGCACTTAGCATTTCAATCACTAGATAAGTTTGTCTCTGAGTTGGGTTGCTTCCCTGTTGCTGGTTCAGAAGAGGACGCTCAGAAGCTTATCTCTGTTGCCACTAATATTAATGATAGCTTGGGAGATGGGAAAGTGGAAGATATTAACCCAAAACTTCTGCGGTTCTTTGCCTTTGGTGCCAGGGCAGTGTTGAATCCCATGGCTGCCATGTTTGGTGGTATTGTTGGACAAGAGGTTGTAAAAGCATGCTCTGGCAAGTTTCATCCTCTTTTTCAG TTTTTCTATTTTGACTCAGTGGAGTCACTCCCTACAGAGCCTCTGGACTCCAGTGAGTTTAAACCAATAAATAGCCGTTATGATGCACAAATTTCTGTGTTTGGCGCCAAGCTTCAGAGGAAACTGGAGGATGCTAAAGTGTTCATTGTAGGATCTGGTGCTCTAGGATGTGAATTCTTGAAGAATGTAGCACTGATGGGAGTTTCATGTGGTGATCAAGGAAAACTAACGATAACTGATGATGATGTAATTGAGAAGAGTAACCTCAGTCGGCAGTTTCTTTTCCGTGATTGGAATATTGGCCAGGCTAAATCCACAGTTGCTGCTTCTGCCGCTGCATCAATAAATCCTTGTTTGAACATTGAAGCCTTGCAAAACCGTGTGGGTCCGGAAACGGAGAACGTATTTGATGATAACTTCTGGGAGAATTTATCTGTTGTTATCAATGCTTTAGACAATGTCAATGCTAGGCTATATGTTGATCAAAGGTGCTTATATTTCCAGAAACCACTTCTTGAGTCAGGGACTCTAGGTGCCAAATGCAACTCTCAAATGGTCATTCCTCACTTAACAGAAAACTATGGTGCCTCAAGGGACCCACCAGAGAAACAAGCACCCATGTGCACTGTGCATTCATTCCCTCACAATATTGACCACTGCTTGACATGGGCCCGATCTGAGTTTGAGGGATTGCTTGAGAAAACTCCTGCAGAAGTGAATGCTTATCTATCCAACCCTGCGGAATACACTACTGCAATGACCAATGCTGGTGATGCTCAAGCTAGGGATAACTTGGAACGCGTTCTTGAGTGCCTTGACAGGGAAAAATGTGAGACGTTTCAGGACTGCATTGCCTGGGCTCGTCTAAA GTTTGAAGATTATTTTTCCAACCGTGTAAAGCAGTTGATATACACGTTTCCTGAAGATGCTGCTACCAGTACTGGGGCCCCGTTCTGGTCAGCCCCGAAGCGATTCCCTCACCCTCTGCAGTTCTCAGCTGCTGATCCTAGTCATCTCCATTTTCTATTGGCTGCATCAATGCTACGAGCTGAGACATTCGGCATCCCAGTTTCTGACTGGGCCAAGAATCCTAGAATGTTGGCCGAGGCTGTTAACAAAGTCATTGTCCCAGAATTTCAGCCtaagaaaaatgcaaaaattgTAACTGATGAGAAAGCTACTACTCTCTCCACTGCTTCTTTGGATGATACGGTGGTTATCAATGATTTAATCACTAAGTTAGAGAAGTGCAGGCAGAACCTACCACTGGAGTTCAGGATGAAACCTATTCAGTTTGAAAAG GATGATGACACTAATTATCACATGGATATGATAGCTGGGCTGGCTAACATGAGAGCAAGAAACTATAGCATTCCTGAGGTTGACAAGCTAAAAGCTAAGTTTATTGCTGGAAGGATCATTCCTGCTATTGCAACCTCCACTGCAATGGCGACAGGTCTTGTGTGCCTGGAGCTATACAAGGTTCTGAATGGAGGGCACAAAGTGGAAGACTACCGCAACACATTTGCTAACCTAGCATTGCCTCTGTTTTCCATGGCTGAGCCTGTCCCTCCCAAGGTCATGAAGCACTGTGATTTGAGCTGGACTGTTTGGGATAGATGGATCCTGAAAGACAATCCCACCCTCAGGGATCTTATCCAATGGCTCAAGAAGAAAGGGCTGAATGCATATAGCATCTCTTGTGGAAGTTGCTTACTCTTTAATAGTATGTTCCCTCGGCACAGAGAACGGATGGACAAGAAAGTGGTTGATCTTGCAAGAGAAGTGGCGAAAGTAGAATTGCCTCCATACCGTCATCACTTGGATGTTGTTGTGGCATGTGAGGACGATGAGGATAATGATATTGATATTCCTCTGGTATCAATTTACTTCTGTTAA
- the LOC123225032 gene encoding dual specificity protein kinase shkB-like, whose product MAAALECWSSRTSTDEDMVEQVLMRTNDRSEGALETSAAPDIGSTKEYSSVVQKRFQRLSRNVSEAIASLKNTLNLDSSTVVGASGGARDDQTASSKIESCRKVVWGSFVRNLTQLYPGSQLPEKLVSNIRKHYDSLPLSYAQAGFDMKEVFLHIKLMEQASRDERPAVMIQEVSHDEAQGSVFKLTFACTSSISWPTMSGALDNASICCKKIQIFEKKGCTLGVILLLVQAGQEKSFRSRIESAIKSAIKKPKQTPVKLPFGLCGCQEENTKGRYFGEIEDEDGEENIRSGFENLNMKIQLQMPLPTSSIVVSVDEWQTIQSGGEEIGKWLLNSDNLEFIDQIGPNSFKGVYKGKKVGIEKLKGCDKGNSYEFELRKDLLELMTCGHKNILEFYGVCVDESHGLCVVTKLMEGGSVHDLMMKSKKLQTKEIIRIGADVAEGIKFMNDHGVAYRDLNTQRILLDRHGNACLGDMGIVTACKRVGEALEYETDGYRWLAPEIIAGDPESVSETWMSNVYSFGMVIWEMVTGEAAYAAFSPVQAAVGIAACGLRPEIPKDCPQMLKSLMTKCWNNLPTKRPQFSEIISVLLQSNNSNR is encoded by the exons ATGGCTGCAGCTTTAGAATGCTGGTCGAGTCGGACCAGCACGGATGAGGACATGGTCGAGCAAGTCTTGATGCGGACCAACGACAGGTCCGAGGGAGCGCTGGAGACCTCGGCAGCGCCGGATATCGGATCGACCAAGGAATACTCTTCCGTTGTGCAGAAACGGTTTCAGCGGTTGAGTCGGAATGTATCGGAGGCGATTGCGTCGCTTAAGAACACGTTGAATCTGGACTCTTCGACAGTCGTGGGTGCGTCTGGTGGAGCACGTGACGATCAAACGGCGTCGTCTAAGATCGAGAGTTGTCGGAAGGTTGTTTGGGGGAGTTTTGTAAGGAACTTGACGCAGTTATATCCTGGAAGCCAGTTACCGGAGAAACTCGTGTCTAACATTAGAAAGCATTATGATTCGTTGCCGCTCAG TTATGCGCAAGCTGGATTTGATATGAAAGAAgtatttttacatataaaattgATGGAGCAAGCTTCAAGGGATGAGCGTCCTGCTGTAATGATTCAAGAAGTGTCTCATGATGAAGCACAGGGCTCTGTATTTAAGCTTACATTTGCATGTACCTCATCAATTTCATGGCCAACCATGTCTGGTGCATTAGACAACGCTTCTATTTGTTGCAAAAAGATACAGATCTTTGAAAAGAAAGGCTGTACTCTTGGGGTTATTCTTCTCTTGGTTCAAGCTGGGCAAGAGAAGTCGTTCAGATCTAGGATTGAAAGTGCAATTAAGTCTGCTATAAAGAAGCCTAAACAAACACCAGTGAAGCTGCCATTTGGGCTTTGTGGGTGCCAAGAGGAGAATACCAAGGGGAGATATTTTGGAGAGATTGAGGACGAGGATGGTGAGGAGAACATTAGAAGTGGGTTTGAgaatttgaatatgaaaattcagCTTCAGATGCCATTACCTACTTCTTCGATTGTTGTATCTGTTGATGAATGGCAGACAATCCAATCGGGTGGGGAAGAGATTGGGAAGTGGCTGTTGAACTcagataatcttgagtttattgatCAGATTGGACCTAATTCCTTTAAAGGAGTTTACAAGGGGAAAAAAGTGGGAATTGAAAAGCTCAAAGGGTGTGACAAGGGGAATTCATATGAGTTTGAGCTAAGAAAAGATCTTTTGGAGTTGATGACTTGTGGGCACAAGaatattttagagttttatggTGTTTGTGTGGATGAAAGTCATGGGTTGTGTGTAGTGACGAAGTTAATGGAGGGTGGTTCAGTTCATGACTTAATGATGAAAAGCAAGAAGCTTCAGACTAAGGAGATAATTAGGATTGGTGCTGATGTAGCTGAAGGGATCAAGTTCATGAATGACCATGGTGTTGCATACAGAGACCTGAACACACAGAGGATTCTATTAGATAGACATGGAAATGCTTGCTTGGGGGACATGGGTATTGTCACTGCTTGCAAGCGTGTTGGCGAGGCATTGGAGTATGAAACAGATGGTTACAGGTGGCTAGCTCCTGAG ATTATAGCTGGTGACCCAGAGAGTGTTTCCGAGACATGGATGAGTAATGTATATAGTTTTGGAATGGTGATTTGGGAGATGGTGACTGGTGAGGCAGCCTATGCTGCATTTTCACCTGTGCAGGCAGCAGTTGGAATAGCTGCTTGTGGTCTAAGGCCTGAGATCCCCAAGGACTGCCCACAAATGCTGAAATCTCTCATGACTAAGTGCTGGAACAATCTCCCGACGAAGCGCCCTCAGTTCTCTGAGATTATATCAGTATTACTGCAATCCAACAACAGTAATAGGTAG